The Gordonia terrae genome contains the following window.
TCGAGCAACCCCGGGACTACGTGCACACGGTGAACTTCGGATCCATCGGACTGGGGATGGGAAATGCGATCGGTGCAGCGGTCGGTTCCCGTCGGCCGACCCTGTTGGTCACCGGTGACGGTGGCTTCATGCTCGGCGGTCTCGCCGAGTTCAACACCGCGGTGCGTCACGGACTCGATCTCGTGGTCGCGGTCTTCAACGACGGGGCCTACGGCGCCGAACACATCCAGTTCCGCCGAAAGGAGCTGGATCCGTCTCGGTCGACGTTCGATTGGCCGGACTTCGCGCCAGTGGCCGAATCGCTCGGTGGGCGGGGCTACACGGTGAGGTCGTTGGACGATCTCCATCGGGCCCTTGCCGAGCTGCCGAATCGCGATCGTCCGATTCTGCTGGACATCAAGCTGGACCCGGACGAAGTCGACTCAGCGGGACACTGACCCGCCCGTCATCCCGATCCCGAGTCGCCGAGCGTGCTCGGCGAGGATCTCGGACCGGTGCGGGTCGGTGCTGGGCCAGACGACGTCGGCCCAGATCACGATGTCGTCGAATCCGGCGTCGATCCATCGACGGAGCTCGTCGGTGTCGGCGCCGGGCATTCGGAACCAGGTCCGAAACGGGGTGGAGCGGTCGTGCCGTGCGGTCTCGGAGTCGAGCCGGTCGCGCAACCCGACCGCTTCCGCGAGTGTCGGGGTGCCGCTGCTCAACCAGCCGTCGCCGAGCGATGCGGCGCGTCGGAGCGCGCGGTCGGAGTTGCCTCCGAGTATCAGGGGCACCGAGGTGGAGGAATCGGTGATCTGGACGGGCTCGAACCGGTACTCGCCGGTCGTTCGCGAGATCCAGCCGCCGCCAAGGGCTTCACGGATGATCCCGGTCCCGTCTCGTAGACATCGGAACCTGGCCTCGAATGGTGCGTTCAGAGCGGCGAACTCCTCGACGAGCCAGCCCGCGCCGAGACCCAGGATCAATCGGTTTCCGGTGACCTCCGCGACGGTGCACGCCGAGCGCGCGATCTGCAGAGGATGCCGCAGCGGCGCCACGTAGACCCCGGTGGCCAACGTGATGCGGTGCGTCACCGCACCCGCCGCCGCCAGCGCCGACAGGGGATCCACGAGGCGCACGGAGGCGTGCGCATGCCCGGTGGTGTGATGGCGGACGGCTGCGGCTGCCTGCGGATGAGATGACTTGTACCTCTGCGGGGCGAGAACGTGCTCACCGATCCACACGGAGTCGAATCCAGCGGCTTCGGCATCACGGGACAGAGCGATGATGTCTGGCGCAGCGAGGCCGTATGCGGAGAGTCCGATACGCACATTCGTTCCTTCGTATTCCCGGTGGAGACGCACCGCGCGGATCGGGAGTTGTTGCCGCGCAGGCCTTGGCAATAACATCATGAGAAATTATTCTCGAATGTGCCACCCCGATGGCATGGCGAACACCACCGTTCTCGGAACGAGCTGACCTCGCATACCCGCGGACACGTCGAAAGGTACTGCCGAACAATGAAACTCAAGGGACTGTCGGTGGCGATCACCGGTGGTGCATCCGGTCTCGGTCTCGCAACGGCCCAACGTGTCGTCGACGCCGGTGGGCTGGTCACCCTGATCGATCTGCCGACCTCGGACGGGCAGGCCGTGGCCGACGGCCTGGGCGCCGCTGCCTCGTTCGCCGCCGCCGACATCACCGATGCCGAACAGTTCGCCGCGGCACTCGATGTCGCCGACAACCGCGGAGGTCTGCGCGGGCTCGTGCACTGTGCCGGAGCCGGCCGCCGTATGCGCATCCTGGACAAGGAAGGCAAGGCCGGTTCAGTCGAGGACTTCGAGTCCGTCATCAGGCTCAACCTCGTGGGGTCGTTCCATGCGCTCTCGCTCGGCGCCGAGCGCATCGCTCGGCTCGATCCGATCGACGGTGAGCGTGGGGCGATCATCATGACCGCGTCGGTCGCGGCGTTCGAGGGTCAGATCGGCCAGATCAACTATTCGGCGTCCAAGGCCGGGATCGTCGGGATGACGTTGGTCGCAGCCCGCGATCTGGCGAGCAAACTGATTCGGGTGAACACCGTCGCGCCGGGCATCATGGACACCCCGTTGCTGGCCCGGTTGCCCGAGAATGTGCGGACGTCGTTGGCCTCGAGCATTCCGAATCCGGCGCGGCTGGGCCGGCCGGAGGAGTTCGGTCAGCTCGCGGCCTCGATCCTGGAGAACGCGTATCTCAACGGCGAGACCATCCGCCTCGACGGGGCGATCCGGATGGCTCCGCGATGATCGCGGTCGGTCGCGGCCGGACGCCAGGATTTGTGATCCCCGCACCGTGAGGCGCCGTCGAAGGCTTCCCACCGTCGATGACGTGATGCGACTGGATGAGGTGGACGTGGGTCCGATCCCGGCCGACCACATCGACGGGAACGGGCATCTCAGCGTGCGGTTCATCGTGGAGATCGCAGCCCACGGGGCGCACGAGGTGCTGGT
Protein-coding sequences here:
- a CDS encoding TIGR03619 family F420-dependent LLM class oxidoreductase, whose translation is MRIGLSAYGLAAPDIIALSRDAEAAGFDSVWIGEHVLAPQRYKSSHPQAAAAVRHHTTGHAHASVRLVDPLSALAAAGAVTHRITLATGVYVAPLRHPLQIARSACTVAEVTGNRLILGLGAGWLVEEFAALNAPFEARFRCLRDGTGIIREALGGGWISRTTGEYRFEPVQITDSSTSVPLILGGNSDRALRRAASLGDGWLSSGTPTLAEAVGLRDRLDSETARHDRSTPFRTWFRMPGADTDELRRWIDAGFDDIVIWADVVWPSTDPHRSEILAEHARRLGIGMTGGSVSR
- a CDS encoding SDR family NAD(P)-dependent oxidoreductase, which codes for MKLKGLSVAITGGASGLGLATAQRVVDAGGLVTLIDLPTSDGQAVADGLGAAASFAAADITDAEQFAAALDVADNRGGLRGLVHCAGAGRRMRILDKEGKAGSVEDFESVIRLNLVGSFHALSLGAERIARLDPIDGERGAIIMTASVAAFEGQIGQINYSASKAGIVGMTLVAARDLASKLIRVNTVAPGIMDTPLLARLPENVRTSLASSIPNPARLGRPEEFGQLAASILENAYLNGETIRLDGAIRMAPR